In Topomyia yanbarensis strain Yona2022 chromosome 2, ASM3024719v1, whole genome shotgun sequence, one DNA window encodes the following:
- the LOC131681873 gene encoding ATP-dependent RNA helicase vasa-like, with product MSEWEDNDNGKSFGQTNYGDGNDRRQDNGYSEDRRGGRGRGGRGSRGGRGGAVGRDYENGYKSSRDRDDENGFENGGDRSGFHSGRGGRGNRGGSRGGYGGEENGGFNRGGGYRPRDKENGNTYVKNDDKVKTDKPRELYIPPAPTNDEKEIFGSGISSGINFDKFDEIKVNITGENPPKPITSFDNSGLRDYLLSNVRKSNYIKPTPIQKYAIPIIMNARDLMACAQTGSGKTAAFLLPIVNSLLNDNADMQACSPQVVIIVPTRELALQIFQEARKFALGTILKICIAYGGTATRHQLDNINSGCHILVATPGRLMDFVDKQAISFERIKFVVLDEADRMLDMGFMPSVEKMMHHETMPSKESRQTLMFSATFPGEIQELAGQFLNNYIFVAVGIVGGASADVEQTVYNVTKFQKRKKLHEILEMADPKGTLVFVETKRTADYLASLLSETTFPTTSIHGDRLQREREDALRDFKSGAMYILIATSVAARGLDIKNVLHVINYDLPKSIDDYVHRIGRTGRVGNKGRATSFYDPENDSPIAPGLVKILTQAGQEVPDFLQGISGNGSFGGASQFGGRDIRARNTEGSRVDAIPNQLEPEESWG from the exons ATGAGTGAGTGGGAAGATAAC GACAATGGGAAATCTTTTGGTCAGACAAATTATGGTGATGGCAATGATAGACGCCAAGATAATGGATATAGCGAAGATCGGCGAGGTGGTCGAG GGCGTGGTGGACGTGGTAGTCGAGGAGGCCGTGGTGGCGCGGTTGGTCGTGATTACGAGAATGGATACAAGAGTTCTAGAGATCGCGATGATGAAAATGGCTTTGAAAACGGTGGCGATAGATCAGGTTTCCACAGTGGTCGTGGAGGACGAGGGAATCGTGGTGGAAGCCGTGGTGGTTATGGAGGTGAGGAAAATGGAGGGTTCAACCGTGGCGGTGGATATCGTCCCCGCGATAAAGAGAACGGTAACACCTATGTTAAGAATGACGATAAAGTAAAAACTGACAAACCACGGGAGTTATATATACCGCCGGCTCCTACAAACGACGAGAAGGAAATCTTTGGTTCAGGAATCAGCTCCGGAATCAACTTTGACAAATTTGACGAAATAAAGGTTAACATAACGGGAGAAAACCCCCCCAAGCCGATAACTTCATTCGACAATTCTGGATTGCGAGATTATCTTTTGAGTAATGTGCGCAAATCAAACTACATCAAACCGACTCCGATTCAGAAGTACGCAATTCCAATAATCATGAATGCACGAGATCTGATGGCTTGTGCTCAAACGGGATCTGGAAAGACGGCTGCATTCTTGCTACCAATAGTTAATTCTCTGCTTAATGATAACGCGGACATGCAAGCTTGTAGTCCGCAGGTGGTCATTATCGTGCCAACGCGCGAATTGGCTTTACAA ATCTTTCAAGAAGCAAGGAAATTTGCACTGGGCACCATTCTGAAGATATGCATAGCATACGGAGGCACCGCAACACGTCATCAACTGGATAATATCAATAGTGGCTGCCACATACTGGTCGCAACGCCCGGTCGCTTGATGGATTTTGTAGATAAGCAGGCAATCAGTTTCGAGCGGATAAAGTTTGTTGTGCTGGATGAAGCCGATCGTATGCTGGACATGGGTTTTATGCCATCGGTAGAGAAAATGATGCACCACGAAACGATGCCTTCCAAAGAATCGCGCCAGACACTTATGTTTTCTGCTACTTTTCCGGGTGAGATTCAGGAGCTTGCCGGGCAATTCTTGAACAATTATATTTTCGTAGCAGTCGGAATTGTGGGCGGTGCCAGTGCGGATGTTGAGCAAACGGTTTATAATGTGACCAAGTttcaaaaacgtaaaaaattgcACGAGATTCTAGAGATGGCTGATCCTAAGGGCACACTGGTGTTCGTTGAAACAAAACGAACTGCAGATTATTTGGCTTCACTTCTATCAGAAACAACATTCCCGACCACGTCCATACATGGAGATAGGCTGCAACGAGAACGAGAGGATGCACTACGTGATTTCAAATCTGGAGCGATGTACATTTTGATTGCTACATCGGTGGCCGCACGCGGGTTGGACATCAAGAACGTATTGCATGTTATAAACTACGATTTACCGAAGAGTATCGACGATTACGTTCATCGTATTGGTCGAACGGGACGCGTTGGTAATAAGGGAAGAGCAACTAGTTTTTATGATCCCGAAAACGACTCCCCTATTGCACCAGGCTTAGTGAAGATTCTCACCCAGGCCGGACAAGAAGTGCCTGATTTCCTACAGGGAATTTCAGGCAATGGTTCGTTCGGAGGAGCTAGCCAGTTCGGCGGACGAGATATTCGTGCTAGAAATACAGAAGGCTCTCGCGTAGATGCCATACCAAATCAATTAGAACCAGAGGAAAGTTGGGGATAA